The following proteins are co-located in the Brevibacillus laterosporus DSM 25 genome:
- a CDS encoding SDR family NAD(P)-dependent oxidoreductase, with product MQAYKRNEIYEEKKQMEIMNELLMKLLLAQLSSMGLISSNSLSRFQAQTKLPDFYNKWLEVSLDFLEQEHYIKQVGETFHLCDQTLIAQELLWEEWDSKKHEWLEDSNTKAKVMLVETMLRALPDILNGTSKATEIMFPHSSMQLVEGIYKHNKIADYFNNVLAQTVISYVQEQIDRNSNAKIRILEIGAGTGGTSATVLQKLTPYHDHIQEYCYTDISKAFLMHGAREYGPSNPFLTYKMLNINESIMKQNIDIGTYDVVIAANVLHATPNIHQTIRHAKALLKRNGIIVINEITEKTLFNHLTFGLLEGWWLYEDTALRIPGCPGLCAKGWKKVLTVEGFTSVLFPAIDAEELGQQIFVAKSDGLIRHKQDIQKQPSNDQKRDERKHVTSNQQILASTDQQGIEPKMLDYVMNMIIQKISESLLVDIQMINYHESFSDYGVDSITGVKLVQVINQAMNITLDTTTLFDYSSVNLLASHIISEYRKTIMQQLFQNVEQNVPPIMTLTKESKNQEGITSQPTLLDRIESTIGVEKNKTDIAIIGMSGRFAKSETVYELWEHLAGGNDLVGEVSRWDLSRYDKQGMSFPQQGSFVDDIDRFDPLFFNISGSEAEYMDPQQRIFLEETWKALEDAGYAGAGVQGKKCGIYVGCGANDYQQLLGHNPPPQAFWGTANSIIPARIAYYLNLQGPAIAVDTACSSSLVAIHLACQGLWTKETEMALAGGVFIQSTPGIYQFTNRAGMLSPTGRCYTFDERADGFVLGEGAGVVVLKRLSDAIADGDHIYGVIRGSAINQDGTTNGITAPSAKSQERLEREVYDTFHIDPQHIQMVEAHGTGTKLGDPIEYKALTRAFSNYTNEKNYCAIGSIKSNIGHLTFAAGVAGLIKILLSLQQKQIPPTLHYEKGNTNINFEDSPFYVNTKLTEWSVEPNMKRCAAISSFGFSGTNAHMVIEEAPYVEKASEPKPGYLITLSARTQDQLHQQVKRLIQYCEHKDKIDYGNMSYTLLMGRKHCNHRLACVVHEQNELVDALKKWIEKGEASEVYASVLDKKEQQEQIAMKQYGNEYIRKLTIETDGSAYIGHLSTLAALYTQGYELEFDQMFLQNHYSRISLPTYPFAKERYWIPEEDDQSDNRKHIGKITLEPVWKEQEITQRERVPNYHQHIVMLCEPFVHVRDQLVAQTNGITFISLHSENTRLEQRFESYAVQAFETVQQIVQSKPEGNVLIQIVGSYQGEQQVFSGLVGLLQTARLENPKIIGQMIEVEQGIKQTELIEKIRNNKQCPEDRHIRYEQESRWVACWNEREGVAEADKIPWKDHGVYLITGGAGGLGRIFAKEIVQKSKNVTVILTGRSELREEKTARLRELQSVGARVIYRQIDITKKDEVEQVVKQIQEEFGSLNGIIHSAGIIQDNYILKKNTAEVINVLSPKVAGTIYLDEATKDIPLDFFLLFSSMSGAIGNPGQADYAMGNAFIDYYAEYRNQLADANERKGLTFSINWPLWKEGGMHVPLETEKMLLKNTGMIGIDTKTGIENIYQMFTARKNRLVLMEGDLPKLRAYFLTKQVKKMEPSIEQSVLQIDKAIVEERTQTKLKTLLGEQLKISVDQIDASETLDQYGIDSLVIIELNQKLEGIFGECSKTIFYEYQTVEEVTKYFTLHHLEQCMEWTGLAQEMSVDAKISVLNHSVEKELPSQISSKGTKRSPSHVDVPMEQKPEPQTQTLLEPIAIIGMSGHYPQANTLQQYWNNLAQGKDCIVEIPEERWSTENFYDANRKNAFAKGKSYSKWGGFLQDFASFDPLFFSISPREAINMDPQERLFIQTCWEVLEDAGYTREQLAMRHKGRVGVFAGITKTGFQLYGPQLWEEGEELFPYTSFSSIANRVSYLLNLKGPSMPIDTMCSSSLTAIHEACEHIRHGACEMAIVGGVNLYVHPSNYIQLCGQQMLSAEGKCKSFGQAADGFVPGEGVGAFLLKPLSKALEDGDQVHALIRATSINHGGKTNGYTVPNPVAQGELVREAMEKAGINARTISYIEAHGTGTELGDPIEITGLHQAFSKDTQDTNFCAIGSVKSNIGHLEAAAGIAGLTKIILQMKNQKLVPSLHAKELNPNINFAKTPFTVQQELSEWLRPVIEINGVTTECPRIAGISSFGAGGANAHVIVEEFIPSKVAQSTSPHQNNPVILVLSAKNEDCLQEQVNQLLVALQEKSYTDRDLQKMAYTLQVGREAMEERLGMIVESIDDLEEKLKGYRNKQANLENVYQGKVKQNKETVSIFLQDEELQEAIQKWIKRKKYAKLLRLWVKGLQIDWNELYGENKPQKMSLPTYPFTKEQYWISPSRNSSTSTFVNALNESSHHSKLKSRTDCIVKKYWKLANVNKAKELHGTIAILTTNETEPLAKRISERMRNTKIMKMYEIPAQLSHSQEEWKKYAGIIDLAGCGSKDQTDTSWIFTLQTLIGIGKKENVMLLCVTKGLEAFKNGSINVAGATRVGLYRTLQSEYSYVCSRHMDVERHLEDHVLAEQIIEELFAESQDVEVCYRDGQRYRAYLDVVQDEIDTISQKQVFPSSHVLWITGGTRGLGLLCAKHFVENYGAKRIVLTGRESLPSREEWDLYKEHHSSTAQKIRAIEQLESLGAEIQVFSLALSDEEEVRKCVEQVKLSMGSIGGVIHCAGSVDMENPAFIRKSYETINQVMEPKIQGLRVLYRVLKEEPLQFFVLFSSVSAIVPSLGAGQSDYAMANAYMDYFSESVAHSCPIVSIQWPSWKETGMGEVKSSSYEQSGMLSMTNKEGLSFLDRILAKKLGPVVLPAIIQAPIWKPEMLMQSKRKAGVAGVQHAHMRLEVVNHGEVVHDELMEKTQSWLLALFSKELMLDSSLVDADSLFQEYGMDSILLAQIITKMDRELKIVALDPSILLEHPSIGRLTTYLIETYPDVLESLFSIEEKKTSRKAIIENDHNTVSEVPHANKEHEHQLNGQDKIAVIGIACHFPDARNAREYWANLKIGKDSIREIPKSRWDIEKLYTSNEYTEGKSISKWGGFLDSIEDFDPDYFHIPEPLAYQIDPLQRQLLEVSAEAILDAGYKEKDLWNKQVGVFVGSRASTFSQKLEQSTKDTIVGTGQNFIAAHLAHVYNFKGPNMVIDTACSSSLTAIHLAVRSIQNGESELALAGGVDILLDESPYVAMSAANVLSRDGRCKTFSAEANGIGLGEGCGVLILKPLQQAIRDQNKIYGVIEGSSINNDGNTMGITTPNPEAQRELIEKAIVDAKINPETISYVETHGTGTLIGDPIELKALTQVCKKHTLQKQYCGVGSVKSNIGHLMSAAGVASFIKVLLSLVHEELPATLHCEHPNPRFHFEESPFFIVQEPMKWVSKYAVLRAGISAFGLGGNNAHIIVSNEGIPLTHRVPLESINPNISFQRKRYWPEGKQDSTKLQKREQDNRRTAENLAYYEPIRVEHRGE from the coding sequence ATGCAAGCGTATAAGCGTAATGAGATATATGAAGAAAAGAAACAAATGGAAATAATGAATGAATTATTGATGAAGCTATTGTTGGCTCAATTATCATCTATGGGATTGATATCAAGTAACTCTCTCTCCCGTTTTCAAGCGCAAACCAAATTACCGGATTTTTATAATAAATGGTTAGAGGTAAGCTTAGATTTTTTGGAACAGGAACACTATATCAAACAAGTTGGAGAAACATTTCACCTATGTGATCAAACTCTAATAGCTCAAGAATTACTATGGGAAGAGTGGGATAGTAAGAAGCATGAATGGCTTGAGGATAGTAATACGAAGGCTAAAGTAATGTTAGTTGAAACAATGCTACGTGCATTGCCAGATATTTTGAATGGAACAAGCAAAGCTACCGAAATTATGTTTCCTCATTCTTCTATGCAATTGGTTGAGGGAATTTACAAACATAATAAGATTGCAGATTATTTTAATAATGTGCTAGCTCAGACAGTAATTTCCTATGTACAGGAGCAGATAGATCGTAATTCGAATGCGAAAATCAGGATACTGGAGATCGGAGCGGGAACAGGAGGTACAAGTGCTACAGTATTGCAAAAATTGACGCCCTATCACGACCATATTCAAGAATACTGCTATACGGATATTTCTAAAGCATTTCTTATGCATGGAGCCCGGGAATATGGTCCTAGCAATCCTTTTTTAACCTATAAGATGTTAAATATCAATGAATCGATCATGAAGCAAAATATAGATATAGGTACTTATGATGTGGTCATTGCAGCAAATGTTCTACATGCAACTCCTAACATTCATCAGACAATAAGGCATGCTAAAGCCCTGTTAAAGAGAAACGGAATCATTGTCATAAATGAAATCACGGAGAAGACATTGTTTAATCATCTTACATTTGGGCTACTAGAGGGGTGGTGGCTGTATGAAGATACGGCACTTCGCATCCCAGGCTGCCCAGGATTATGCGCAAAAGGATGGAAGAAAGTATTAACAGTAGAAGGCTTTACATCCGTCTTATTTCCAGCAATAGATGCCGAGGAGTTAGGTCAGCAAATCTTTGTTGCCAAAAGTGACGGACTTATACGTCACAAACAAGACATTCAAAAACAACCAAGCAATGATCAGAAAAGAGACGAGAGGAAGCATGTAACATCAAATCAACAGATTTTGGCTTCTACAGATCAACAGGGCATTGAACCAAAAATGCTTGATTATGTTATGAACATGATCATTCAAAAGATTTCAGAATCGTTACTGGTCGATATTCAAATGATCAATTATCATGAATCGTTTTCTGATTACGGAGTAGATTCCATTACAGGAGTAAAGCTCGTCCAAGTTATTAATCAAGCGATGAATATTACATTAGACACGACTACTTTATTTGATTATAGTTCCGTCAATTTATTAGCATCGCATATTATATCTGAGTATAGAAAGACCATTATGCAACAGTTATTTCAAAATGTAGAACAGAATGTACCGCCAATCATGACGCTGACGAAAGAATCAAAAAATCAAGAGGGCATAACTTCTCAGCCTACTTTGCTTGACAGGATTGAATCTACTATCGGTGTTGAAAAGAATAAAACAGACATAGCTATCATTGGAATGAGTGGACGTTTCGCAAAATCAGAAACAGTCTATGAATTATGGGAGCATCTTGCTGGTGGTAACGATTTAGTTGGGGAAGTGTCTCGCTGGGATTTATCTAGGTATGACAAGCAGGGTATGAGCTTCCCACAGCAAGGTAGCTTTGTAGATGATATCGATCGGTTTGACCCACTCTTTTTCAATATTTCGGGCTCTGAGGCTGAATATATGGACCCACAGCAACGAATCTTTTTAGAAGAAACGTGGAAGGCCTTAGAGGATGCGGGATATGCTGGCGCGGGTGTTCAGGGGAAAAAATGCGGTATTTACGTAGGGTGTGGTGCGAACGATTACCAACAGTTACTTGGACATAATCCACCACCGCAGGCTTTCTGGGGTACTGCAAATTCAATCATTCCTGCACGCATTGCCTATTATTTGAATTTACAAGGTCCGGCCATTGCTGTAGATACAGCATGCTCAAGCTCCCTTGTAGCCATTCATCTAGCATGTCAAGGCTTATGGACGAAAGAAACAGAGATGGCCCTAGCTGGTGGTGTATTCATTCAATCAACTCCGGGAATCTATCAATTTACAAATCGTGCAGGAATGTTATCTCCTACAGGTCGCTGCTATACATTTGACGAGCGTGCGGATGGCTTTGTACTTGGTGAAGGAGCAGGGGTGGTTGTACTTAAGCGACTTTCAGATGCAATAGCAGATGGAGATCATATTTATGGTGTTATTCGCGGCTCAGCTATTAATCAGGATGGGACTACCAATGGAATTACAGCACCGAGCGCGAAATCGCAAGAACGATTAGAGCGAGAAGTGTATGATACGTTTCACATTGATCCACAGCACATTCAAATGGTTGAAGCTCATGGAACAGGAACCAAGCTTGGTGACCCAATTGAGTATAAGGCTTTAACGCGAGCTTTCAGTAATTATACGAACGAGAAAAATTATTGTGCAATCGGATCGATAAAAAGTAATATCGGACATTTGACATTTGCCGCAGGGGTGGCAGGGCTTATTAAAATTCTATTGTCCTTACAGCAAAAACAAATTCCACCAACCCTGCATTATGAGAAGGGTAATACGAATATTAATTTTGAAGATAGTCCTTTTTATGTAAATACTAAACTTACGGAATGGTCTGTGGAACCAAACATGAAGCGTTGCGCGGCCATTAGCTCCTTTGGATTTAGCGGTACGAATGCACATATGGTTATTGAAGAAGCCCCCTATGTGGAGAAGGCTTCTGAACCCAAACCAGGCTATTTAATCACGTTATCTGCTCGTACACAAGATCAACTACATCAGCAAGTAAAACGATTAATCCAGTATTGTGAACATAAGGATAAGATTGATTATGGCAATATGAGTTATACATTACTAATGGGAAGAAAACACTGTAATCATCGATTAGCTTGTGTCGTTCATGAGCAAAATGAGCTTGTGGACGCTCTGAAAAAGTGGATAGAAAAAGGGGAAGCGTCTGAGGTATATGCTTCTGTTTTAGATAAAAAAGAGCAACAAGAACAAATAGCAATGAAGCAATATGGGAATGAGTATATTCGAAAACTAACTATTGAAACAGATGGTAGCGCATATATAGGTCATTTGTCTACCTTAGCGGCTTTATATACACAAGGCTATGAACTGGAATTTGACCAAATGTTTTTACAAAATCATTATTCGAGAATATCTCTTCCAACCTATCCATTCGCAAAGGAACGATATTGGATACCAGAAGAAGACGATCAGTCTGATAATCGTAAGCATATAGGCAAGATAACCCTTGAGCCGGTCTGGAAGGAACAAGAAATCACTCAGAGAGAGCGCGTGCCAAATTACCATCAACACATTGTCATGCTATGCGAACCGTTTGTACATGTACGGGATCAATTGGTAGCACAAACAAATGGAATAACCTTTATTTCTCTACACTCAGAAAATACTAGGCTTGAACAAAGATTCGAAAGCTATGCAGTGCAAGCTTTTGAAACCGTACAACAGATTGTTCAATCTAAACCAGAAGGAAATGTTTTGATTCAAATAGTTGGTTCTTATCAAGGAGAACAGCAAGTTTTTTCAGGACTGGTAGGATTATTACAAACAGCAAGACTGGAAAATCCAAAAATCATTGGGCAAATGATTGAGGTAGAGCAAGGAATCAAACAAACCGAGCTGATTGAAAAAATTAGAAACAACAAGCAATGTCCTGAGGATAGACATATTCGATATGAACAAGAAAGTCGTTGGGTAGCTTGTTGGAATGAAAGAGAAGGCGTAGCGGAAGCTGATAAAATTCCTTGGAAAGATCATGGCGTTTATCTAATTACAGGCGGAGCTGGCGGATTAGGGCGTATTTTTGCGAAAGAAATTGTGCAGAAAAGCAAAAATGTAACCGTAATTCTCACGGGAAGATCTGAACTGAGGGAAGAGAAGACAGCAAGGTTACGAGAACTGCAATCAGTAGGTGCTAGAGTCATCTATAGACAGATTGATATTACGAAGAAAGATGAAGTGGAGCAAGTAGTTAAACAAATTCAAGAAGAGTTTGGAAGTCTAAATGGGATCATTCATAGTGCAGGAATCATTCAAGATAATTATATCCTGAAGAAAAATACTGCCGAGGTAATTAATGTCCTCTCTCCTAAAGTTGCAGGGACCATTTACTTAGATGAAGCTACCAAAGACATACCATTGGATTTCTTCCTTTTATTTTCATCTATGTCAGGAGCCATAGGCAATCCTGGGCAAGCAGATTATGCGATGGGTAATGCATTTATTGACTACTATGCTGAGTATCGGAATCAGTTAGCTGATGCGAATGAACGTAAAGGTCTAACATTCTCTATTAACTGGCCGCTTTGGAAAGAAGGCGGTATGCACGTTCCCTTAGAAACGGAAAAAATGTTACTGAAAAATACCGGTATGATCGGAATTGACACTAAAACAGGCATTGAAAATATATATCAAATGTTTACAGCCAGAAAGAATAGATTGGTGCTTATGGAGGGAGACTTGCCGAAGCTCAGAGCTTATTTCCTAACGAAGCAAGTAAAAAAAATGGAGCCTTCCATTGAACAATCTGTTCTCCAGATCGACAAGGCTATTGTAGAAGAAAGAACCCAGACTAAATTGAAAACTCTACTGGGGGAGCAATTAAAGATAAGCGTTGATCAAATTGATGCTTCGGAGACTTTAGATCAATATGGAATTGATTCACTGGTCATCATCGAGCTGAATCAAAAGCTTGAAGGGATTTTTGGGGAATGTTCTAAAACCATTTTTTATGAATATCAAACAGTGGAGGAAGTAACCAAATATTTTACTCTCCATCATCTAGAACAGTGTATGGAATGGACAGGGCTAGCTCAGGAAATGAGCGTAGATGCAAAGATATCAGTTTTAAATCATAGTGTGGAAAAAGAATTACCCAGTCAGATATCTAGCAAAGGAACAAAACGATCCCCTAGCCATGTCGATGTACCAATGGAGCAGAAGCCAGAGCCACAGACACAGACACTGCTTGAACCCATTGCGATTATTGGAATGAGCGGTCATTATCCACAAGCAAACACCCTGCAACAATATTGGAATAATCTTGCACAAGGAAAGGATTGTATTGTAGAAATCCCGGAGGAACGCTGGTCAACGGAAAATTTCTATGATGCGAATCGAAAAAACGCTTTTGCTAAAGGGAAAAGTTATAGCAAATGGGGTGGGTTTCTCCAAGATTTTGCAAGCTTTGATCCTCTGTTCTTTTCGATCTCACCTCGTGAAGCGATAAATATGGACCCACAGGAACGTTTATTCATTCAGACTTGTTGGGAAGTCCTAGAGGATGCAGGGTACACTAGGGAGCAACTCGCAATGCGACATAAGGGACGAGTCGGTGTTTTTGCTGGCATTACAAAAACTGGGTTTCAGTTATACGGTCCACAGCTATGGGAAGAGGGGGAGGAGTTATTCCCATATACCTCATTTAGTTCGATTGCGAATCGAGTATCGTATTTACTTAACCTAAAAGGTCCAAGTATGCCAATCGATACGATGTGTTCGTCTTCTCTAACAGCTATACATGAAGCATGTGAACATATCCGCCATGGAGCATGTGAAATGGCTATAGTTGGCGGAGTTAACTTATATGTACATCCGTCAAATTATATTCAATTATGTGGACAACAAATGCTTTCTGCTGAAGGAAAATGCAAAAGCTTTGGACAAGCTGCTGATGGGTTTGTTCCTGGCGAGGGTGTAGGGGCGTTCTTATTAAAACCTCTTTCAAAAGCCCTTGAAGATGGTGATCAGGTTCATGCATTAATCCGTGCAACGAGTATTAATCATGGAGGGAAAACTAATGGGTACACAGTTCCAAATCCAGTAGCACAAGGCGAACTTGTCCGAGAAGCAATGGAGAAAGCAGGAATAAATGCTCGAACCATCAGTTATATTGAGGCGCATGGAACAGGGACGGAGTTAGGTGATCCGATTGAAATCACAGGTCTTCATCAGGCCTTTAGTAAAGATACTCAAGATACCAATTTTTGTGCGATTGGCTCTGTGAAGAGTAATATTGGCCATTTAGAGGCGGCAGCAGGTATAGCAGGATTAACGAAAATTATTCTTCAAATGAAGAACCAAAAGCTTGTTCCAAGTTTACACGCTAAGGAATTAAATCCGAATATCAATTTTGCCAAAACTCCCTTTACCGTACAGCAGGAGCTCAGTGAATGGTTGAGACCTGTAATAGAAATAAATGGAGTAACAACAGAATGCCCAAGAATTGCAGGAATCTCATCCTTCGGTGCAGGAGGAGCAAATGCACATGTAATCGTAGAAGAATTTATTCCAAGCAAAGTAGCCCAATCTACTAGTCCACACCAAAACAACCCTGTCATCCTTGTTCTCTCTGCCAAAAATGAGGATTGTTTACAGGAGCAAGTAAATCAGCTGTTAGTTGCACTCCAGGAGAAGAGCTATACAGATCGCGATTTGCAAAAAATGGCATATACCTTACAAGTAGGAAGAGAGGCAATGGAAGAACGCCTTGGAATGATTGTCGAATCTATAGATGACCTTGAAGAAAAGCTTAAAGGCTATCGTAATAAGCAAGCAAATCTGGAAAATGTGTACCAAGGGAAAGTAAAACAAAATAAAGAGACAGTATCTATCTTCCTTCAGGATGAAGAACTACAAGAGGCTATTCAAAAATGGATCAAGCGTAAAAAATATGCAAAATTACTGCGTTTATGGGTCAAGGGATTACAAATAGACTGGAACGAATTATATGGGGAAAACAAGCCTCAGAAAATGAGTTTGCCTACCTATCCCTTCACCAAAGAACAGTATTGGATTTCTCCATCTCGGAATAGCTCAACTTCCACCTTTGTTAACGCATTAAACGAGTCAAGTCATCACAGCAAATTAAAATCACGCACGGATTGCATTGTCAAAAAATATTGGAAGTTAGCAAATGTAAATAAAGCCAAGGAATTACATGGGACCATTGCGATTTTGACAACGAATGAAACAGAGCCGTTAGCGAAGCGAATTTCCGAACGTATGCGAAATACTAAAATTATGAAAATGTACGAAATACCAGCACAGCTAAGCCATTCACAAGAGGAGTGGAAAAAGTATGCGGGTATTATTGATCTAGCTGGATGTGGTTCTAAAGATCAGACTGATACTAGTTGGATATTCACTCTTCAAACCCTAATCGGAATAGGAAAAAAAGAAAATGTAATGCTTTTATGTGTCACAAAAGGATTAGAAGCCTTCAAAAATGGCTCGATAAATGTAGCAGGAGCCACACGGGTTGGGTTGTACCGTACATTACAAAGTGAATACAGCTATGTTTGTTCAAGACACATGGATGTAGAAAGACATCTTGAAGATCATGTCCTTGCAGAACAAATCATTGAGGAGTTATTTGCAGAAAGTCAAGATGTCGAAGTTTGTTACCGGGATGGGCAACGATATCGTGCTTATCTTGATGTAGTGCAGGACGAAATAGATACTATAAGTCAAAAGCAGGTATTTCCTTCATCCCATGTATTATGGATTACAGGAGGAACAAGAGGACTCGGATTATTATGTGCGAAACATTTTGTGGAAAATTATGGTGCTAAACGAATTGTTCTAACTGGACGAGAGTCACTGCCTTCACGTGAAGAATGGGATTTATATAAGGAACATCATTCATCTACAGCGCAAAAAATCAGAGCTATTGAACAATTGGAAAGTCTTGGTGCCGAAATCCAAGTATTCTCCTTAGCTTTATCAGATGAGGAGGAAGTACGCAAGTGCGTGGAGCAAGTGAAGCTTTCCATGGGTTCAATTGGTGGAGTCATTCATTGTGCGGGTTCTGTAGATATGGAAAATCCGGCATTTATACGGAAATCCTATGAAACAATCAATCAAGTCATGGAACCTAAGATTCAAGGTTTACGCGTACTGTACAGAGTCTTAAAAGAAGAGCCATTACAATTCTTTGTATTGTTTTCATCCGTTTCTGCGATTGTCCCAAGCTTAGGAGCGGGTCAAAGTGACTATGCGATGGCTAATGCTTATATGGACTATTTTAGTGAGTCAGTAGCTCATTCTTGCCCAATTGTGAGCATACAATGGCCTAGCTGGAAAGAGACCGGTATGGGAGAAGTGAAAAGCAGCTCCTATGAGCAATCAGGAATGCTCAGTATGACAAATAAAGAAGGACTCTCGTTTTTAGATCGTATTTTAGCCAAGAAGCTGGGGCCTGTTGTTCTTCCTGCTATTATTCAAGCCCCGATTTGGAAGCCAGAAATGCTCATGCAATCAAAGAGAAAAGCTGGTGTTGCAGGTGTACAGCATGCTCACATGAGACTAGAAGTCGTCAATCATGGAGAGGTTGTTCACGATGAGCTTATGGAGAAAACTCAATCATGGTTACTTGCATTATTTTCAAAAGAATTAATGCTAGATTCTTCCCTGGTTGATGCTGACAGCTTATTTCAAGAATATGGTATGGATTCTATATTATTGGCACAAATTATTACAAAAATGGACCGTGAATTAAAAATTGTAGCATTAGATCCATCTATTTTGTTGGAACATCCATCAATAGGGCGTCTAACTACTTATTTGATCGAGACATACCCAGACGTATTAGAATCATTATTTTCTATTGAAGAGAAAAAGACTTCACGGAAAGCAATAATTGAAAATGACCATAACACAGTATCTGAAGTACCACATGCTAATAAAGAGCATGAACATCAGCTTAATGGTCAAGATAAAATCGCTGTAATCGGAATAGCTTGTCATTTTCCAGATGCAAGGAATGCACGAGAATATTGGGCAAATCTAAAGATAGGCAAGGACAGTATTCGAGAAATACCAAAATCGCGTTGGGATATTGAAAAGCTCTACACTTCAAACGAATACACGGAAGGAAAAAGCATAAGTAAATGGGGGGGCTTCTTAGATTCAATTGAAGATTTTGATCCTGATTATTTCCATATACCAGAACCCTTAGCCTACCAAATTGATCCGCTTCAACGACAACTGTTAGAGGTGAGTGCAGAAGCGATCCTTGATGCAGGATATAAGGAAAAAGACCTGTGGAATAAACAGGTTGGGGTTTTTGTAGGCTCCCGAGCTAGCACTTTTTCGCAAAAGCTAGAACAAAGCACTAAGGATACCATCGTTGGGACAGGGCAAAATTTCATTGCAGCGCATTTAGCTCATGTATACAACTTTAAAGGGCCTAACATGGTGATTGATACGGCTTGCTCTAGCTCGCTAACAGCCATTCATCTAGCTGTTAGAAGCATTCAAAATGGAGAAAGCGAACTTGCTTTAGCAGGGGGAGTAGATATCCTATTAGATGAATCACCGTATGTTGCAATGAGCGCAGCTAATGTATTATCGCGGGATGGGCGTTGTAAAACCTTTAGCGCTGAAGCTAATGGAATAGGCCTCGGCGAAGGATGTGGAGTCCTTATTTTAAAGCCTCTACAACAAGCAATTCGGGATCAAAACAAAATTTATGGCGTGATTGAGGGATCATCGATTAATAATGATGGGAACACAATGGGAATTACCACTCCGAATCCAGAGGCGCAGAGGGAGTTAATTGAAAAAGCGATTGTAGACGCAAAAATAAACCCAGAAACAATAAGTTATGTGGAAACACACGGAACTGGCACTTTGATTGGTGATCCAATTGAATTGAAAGCTTTGACCCAAGTATGTAAGAAACACACCTTACAAAAACAATATTGCGGTGTGGGCAGTGTAAAAAGTAATATCGGACATTTGATGAGTGCAGCTGGAGTAGCCAGTTTTATTAAGGTATTGCTATCGCTTGTTCATGAGGAGCTTCCTGCGACATTGCATTGTGAACATCCTAATCCGCGTTTTCATTTTGAAGAATCACCATTTTTTATTGTGCAAGAGCCAATGAAATGGGTGAGTAAATATGCTGTTTTACGAGCAGGAATTAGTGCGTTTGGATTGGGCGGAAACAATGCTCATATTATTGTGAGTAATGAAGGAATCCCTCTAACACATCGAGTACCTCTGGAAAGTATAAATCCAAACATTTCATTCCAAAGAAAAAGGTACTGGCCAGAAGGAAAGCAAGATTCAACTAAACTACAGAAACGAGAACAAGATAACAGAAGAACCGCAGAAAACCTTGCTTATTATGAGCCGATTCGAGTTGAGCATAGGGGAGAATAA